A region of Selenomonadales bacterium 4137-cl DNA encodes the following proteins:
- the glmU gene encoding bifunctional UDP-N-acetylglucosamine diphosphorylase/glucosamine-1-phosphate N-acetyltransferase GlmU yields the protein MADFVAVVLAAGKGTRMKSALPKVLHRVGGQPMLAHVLGAAKQAGAARCVTVVGFGAAAVEEEIGAASEFVVQAEQLGTGHAVMQAREALGKYNGTVMVLCGDTPLLTADLLGRLYAAHREAQAAATVLTAKMADPAGYGRVIRDRAGQVARIVEQKDASADELAVNEINTGIYCFECQPLLAALDGLTCDNKQGEYYLTDVIGIFVGQGAKVWALTADDERETMGINSRRQLAEAEKLLRRRKLDELMDNGVTIMDPDSTFIDAAVTVDADTVIYPFTWLEGATRIGGCCSVGPNTRLADTVLGDNVTIHFSYAHECEIGSGANVGPYVHLRPATELASGVKVGNFVEIKNSKVGPGSKVPHLSYIGDTDMGAGVNIGSGTITVNYDGRKKHRTVIEDNAFIGCNTNLVAPVTVGSGAYVGAGSTITKNVPADSLGVARARQSNIEGWAKKHKG from the coding sequence ATGGCAGATTTTGTTGCGGTGGTTCTCGCCGCCGGCAAGGGTACGCGGATGAAGTCGGCCCTGCCGAAGGTGCTGCACCGGGTAGGCGGGCAGCCGATGCTGGCTCATGTTCTGGGGGCCGCCAAGCAGGCCGGCGCCGCTCGCTGCGTAACCGTGGTGGGCTTCGGCGCCGCCGCCGTCGAGGAAGAGATCGGCGCGGCGAGCGAGTTCGTCGTCCAGGCCGAGCAGCTCGGCACAGGCCACGCCGTAATGCAGGCGCGCGAGGCTCTCGGTAAATACAACGGCACGGTAATGGTGCTGTGCGGCGATACGCCGCTTCTGACCGCCGATCTTCTGGGCCGGCTTTATGCCGCCCATCGAGAGGCGCAGGCAGCCGCGACCGTGCTGACGGCCAAGATGGCCGACCCCGCCGGCTACGGGCGGGTTATCCGCGACCGGGCGGGTCAGGTGGCAAGGATTGTGGAGCAGAAGGATGCCAGCGCGGACGAACTGGCGGTCAACGAGATCAACACCGGCATATACTGCTTTGAGTGCCAGCCCCTGCTGGCGGCCCTGGATGGCCTGACCTGCGACAACAAGCAGGGCGAGTACTATCTGACCGACGTGATCGGCATATTTGTGGGCCAGGGAGCCAAGGTGTGGGCGCTGACCGCCGATGACGAGCGCGAAACGATGGGCATCAATTCCCGCCGGCAGCTCGCCGAGGCGGAGAAGCTTCTGCGCCGCCGCAAGTTAGATGAGCTGATGGACAACGGCGTGACGATAATGGACCCTGATTCGACCTTCATCGACGCCGCCGTAACGGTGGACGCCGATACGGTCATCTATCCGTTCACCTGGCTGGAAGGGGCGACCCGCATCGGCGGCTGCTGCTCCGTCGGGCCGAACACCAGGCTGGCCGATACTGTGCTGGGCGACAATGTGACCATCCATTTTTCGTACGCCCATGAATGCGAGATCGGCAGCGGCGCCAATGTCGGGCCTTACGTCCACCTGCGGCCGGCCACCGAGCTGGCTTCGGGCGTGAAGGTCGGCAATTTCGTGGAGATCAAGAACAGCAAGGTCGGCCCTGGCAGCAAGGTGCCCCATCTCAGCTATATCGGCGACACCGATATGGGGGCCGGGGTCAACATCGGTTCGGGGACGATTACCGTAAATTACGACGGCCGGAAAAAACACCGCACGGTTATCGAGGATAACGCCTTTATCGGCTGCAACACCAACCTGGTGGCGCCGGTTACCGTCGGCAGCGGCGCTTATGTCGGGGCCGGCTCGACGATCACCAAGAACGTTCCGGCCGATTCCCTGGGAGTGGCGCGGGCGCGCCAGTCCAACATCGAGGGTTGGGCCAAAAAGCATAAAGGCTGA